The Antedon mediterranea chromosome 11, ecAntMedi1.1, whole genome shotgun sequence genome window below encodes:
- the LOC140062822 gene encoding UDP-glucose 4-epimerase-like produces the protein MTAEAILVTGGAGYIGSHTILELVEAGYYPVVVDNFVNSMKAENGLPVSINRVAEITGKPIPCYEVDILNKASLTEVFKKHKITSVIHLASLKAVGESTEQPLRYYKVNVGGAINLLEVMKEQGVKKMVFSSSATVYGPPNKLPLTEDHQVGQGITNPYGKTKFFIEEILCDYREADPDFHVVILRYFNPVGSHKSGMLGEDPKGPPANLMPFVAQVAIGRRPEVKVFGDDYDTPDGTGVRDYIHIVDLAKGHVCAIEKLTEDCGLKIYNLGSGKGYSVIEMIKSLEKASGKQIPYKIVDRRAGDLGSIHADSSLAEKELNWKATRGLDEMCEDLWRWQTQNPDGFSS, from the exons ATGACAGCAGAAGCAATACTTGTTACAGGGGGAGCTGGATACATTGGTAGCCACACCATCTTGGAATTGGTGGAAGCAGGTTACTATCCTGTTGTTGTTGACAATTTTGTAAATTCTATGAAAG cGGAGAATGGACTTCCGGTCAGTATAAATAGAGTTGCAGAAATCACAGGAAAGCCTATTCCATGCTATGAAGTTGATATACTTAATAAAGCCTCGTTAACAGAAGTTTTTAAAAAG CATAAAATTACCTCAGTAATACATCTAGCATCGTTAAAAGCGGTCGGAGAATCGACAGAACAACCACTACGGTACTACAAAGTAAATGTAGGAGGTGCTATTAATTTATTGGAG GTAATGAAAGAACAAGGTGTGAAAAAGATGGTCTTTTCCAGCTCAGCTACAGTTTATGGACCACCAAATAAACTTCCATTGACCGAAGACCACCAGGTTGGACAAGGAATCACAAATCCGTATGGAAAAACAAAGTTCTTTATTGAAGAGATACTTTGCGACTATCGAGAAGCAGATCCA GATTTCCATGTTGTCATCCTGAGATATTTTAATCCAGTTGGATCTCATAAATCAGGAATGCTCGGGGAAGATCCCAAAGGACCGCCGGCCAACCTAATGCCATTTGTAGCGCAGGTAGCGATTGGACGACGACCTGAGGTCAAAGTATTTGGCGATGATTATGATACACCTGACGGAACag GTGTCCGAGATTACATTCACATTGTTGACCTGGCTAAAGGTCATGTGTGTGCTATCGAGAAGTTAACGGAAGACTGTGGATTAAAGATCTATAACCTAGGATCTGGTAAAGGATATTCAGTCATAGAAATGATCAAATCATTGGAAAAAGCCTCAGGAAAACAA ataCCATATAAAATTGTTGACAGACGAGCTGGTGACCTAGGATCTATACATGCTGATTCATCATTGGCAGAAAAAGAGTTGAACTGGAAAGCAACAAGAGGACTTGATGAAATGT GTGAAGACTTGTGGCGATGGCAAACACAAAATCCAGATGGCTTTAGTTCTTAA